The following are encoded in a window of Streptomyces sp. Go-475 genomic DNA:
- a CDS encoding TetR/AcrR family transcriptional regulator, producing MTTKPDEPQQPPRRRAPAGAAVLREDVTEAIRAAVFEELAAVGYARMSIEGIARRAGVGKTAVYRRWRSKLHLVLDIVSALAVQGLPAPDTGSLEGDLRLLYEVTSRALRHPVASQIIPDLQAEAARNPDIAEALQKALREGQDGVATGIVTAAERRGELREGIDHDLALDLISGPLYWRSVVIRSPKLPKGYLASLARATSAALRAL from the coding sequence ATGACGACGAAGCCCGACGAGCCCCAGCAGCCCCCGCGCCGCCGGGCCCCCGCGGGGGCGGCCGTACTGCGGGAGGACGTGACGGAAGCCATCCGGGCGGCCGTCTTCGAGGAACTCGCGGCCGTCGGCTACGCGCGGATGTCCATCGAGGGGATCGCGCGCCGGGCGGGCGTCGGGAAGACGGCGGTCTACCGCCGCTGGCGCTCGAAGCTGCACCTGGTCCTGGACATCGTCTCGGCGCTCGCCGTGCAGGGCCTGCCCGCGCCGGACACCGGCTCCCTGGAGGGCGACCTGCGGCTGCTCTACGAGGTGACGTCCCGCGCCCTGCGCCACCCCGTCGCCTCGCAGATCATCCCCGACCTCCAGGCCGAGGCGGCCCGCAACCCCGACATCGCCGAGGCCCTGCAGAAGGCCCTGCGCGAGGGGCAGGACGGCGTCGCCACCGGCATCGTCACGGCGGCGGAGCGCCGCGGCGAACTCCGCGAGGGCATCGACCACGACCTGGCCCTCGACCTGATCTCGGGCCCGCTGTACTGGCGCTCGGTGGTGATCCGCAGCCCGAAGCTGCCCAAGGGATACCTGGCTTCCCTGGCCCGGGCCACGTCGGCGGCGCTGCGGGCGCTGTAG
- a CDS encoding ABC transporter permease — protein MSQVLHTPPQTPAPAPTPAEHDLAALAARHGLSVSGARPSLPEYVRQLWARRHFITAFATAKLTAQYSQAKLGQVWQVMTPLLNAAVYYFIFGVLLGTKHGVPDYIPFLVTGVFIWTFTQSSIMAGTRAISGNLGLVRALHFPRAALPLSFCLQQLQQLLFSMGALVVILLCFGVPVRASWLLAVPALFLQFTFNAGVSMVMARMGAKTPDIAQLMPFVLRTWMYVSGVMWSIDKLAQKDGLPHVVKVALATNPAAVYIDLMRFALIDSFHASQLPAHVWAIAAGWALLAGVGGFIYFWKAEETYGRG, from the coding sequence GTGAGCCAGGTCCTCCACACACCGCCCCAGACCCCGGCCCCGGCCCCCACCCCGGCCGAACACGACCTCGCGGCCCTCGCCGCCCGGCACGGCCTCTCCGTCAGCGGCGCCCGCCCCTCCCTGCCCGAGTACGTCCGCCAGCTGTGGGCCCGCCGCCACTTCATCACCGCGTTCGCCACCGCCAAGCTCACCGCCCAGTACAGCCAGGCGAAGCTCGGCCAGGTGTGGCAGGTGATGACCCCGCTGCTGAACGCGGCGGTCTACTACTTCATCTTCGGCGTGCTGCTCGGCACCAAGCACGGCGTGCCGGACTACATCCCGTTCCTGGTCACGGGCGTGTTCATCTGGACGTTCACGCAGAGCTCGATCATGGCGGGCACCCGCGCCATCTCCGGCAACCTCGGCCTGGTCCGCGCCCTGCACTTCCCGCGCGCCGCGCTGCCGCTGTCGTTCTGCCTCCAGCAGCTCCAGCAGCTGCTGTTCTCGATGGGCGCCCTGGTCGTCATCCTGCTCTGCTTCGGGGTGCCGGTCCGCGCGTCCTGGCTGCTGGCGGTGCCGGCGCTGTTCCTGCAGTTCACGTTCAACGCGGGCGTCTCCATGGTCATGGCCCGGATGGGTGCCAAGACCCCCGACATCGCCCAGCTGATGCCGTTCGTGCTGCGCACCTGGATGTACGTCTCGGGTGTCATGTGGAGCATCGACAAGCTGGCGCAGAAGGACGGCCTGCCCCACGTGGTGAAGGTCGCGCTGGCGACCAACCCGGCCGCCGTCTACATCGACCTGATGCGCTTCGCCCTGATCGACAGCTTCCACGCGAGCCAGCTGCCCGCCCACGTGTGGGCGATCGCGGCCGGCTGGGCGCTGCTCGCAGGCGTCGGCGGCTTCATCTACTTCTGGAAGGCTGAGGAGACGTACGGCCGTGGCTGA